A stretch of the Pelmatolapia mariae isolate MD_Pm_ZW linkage group LG23, Pm_UMD_F_2, whole genome shotgun sequence genome encodes the following:
- the harbi1 gene encoding putative nuclease HARBI1 produces the protein MAIPIAILDCDLLLHGRGHKTLDRFDLDSVSDSFLLTQFGFPRGFILYLVELLREGLCRRTQRSRAISPEVQVLAALGFYTSGSFQTSMGDTIGISQASMSRCVSNVTRALVEKAPQFITFNRDLTTIEQSFREFQRVAGFPGVLGVLDCVQVAIKAPNSEDSSYVNKKGFHSVACQLVCDPRGLLLSAETHWAGGLQDTVVLERSALYKQLQDTEQGWLLGDSRYPLRKWLMTPVDCPESPAEFRYNLAHAATREIVDRTFRAIQTRFRCLDGTKGYLQYSPERSSSILLACCVLHNASLQSGLDAWTLERTEPLEQPKSLNQRPEDRDSQAEDLRRQLIFKHFS, from the exons ATGGCCATCCCTATAGCCATCTTGGACTGTGATCTACTCCTGCATGGTCGAGGCCACAAGACCCTTGACCGCTTCGACCTGGACTCAGTCTCAGACAGTTTCCTCCTCACGCAATTTGGCTTCCCCAGAGGCTTTATCTTGTATCTGGTGGAATTACTCAGAGAG GGTCTATGCAGGCGAACCCAGCGCTCCAGAGCCATCAGTCCTGAGGTCCAGGTGCTGGCGGCACTGGGTTTCTACACATCAGGTTCATTCCAGACATCTATGGGGGATACGATAGGTATAAGCCAGGCGTCAATGTCGAGATGTGTGTCCAATGTGACGAGAGCCCTGGTGGAGAAAGCACCTCAGTTCATCACGTTCAACAG AGATTTAACCACCATAGAGCAGTCCTTCCGGGAGTTTCAGAGGGTCGCAGGATTTCCTGGAGTCCTGGGGGTGCTGGACTGTGTTCAG GTGGCCATCAAAGCACCAAACAGCGAAGACTCCTCATATGTGAATAAGAAGGGCTTTCACTCTGTGGCCTGTCAGCTGGTTTGTGATCCCCGAGGACTGTTACTCAGCGCAGAAACACACTGGGCAGGTGGACTCCAGGACACTGTTGTTCTAGAAAGATCTGCTCTTTACAAACAGCTGCAGGACACAGAGCAGGGCTGGCTGCTGG GTGACAGCCGTTACCCTTTGAGGAAATGGCTGATGACGCCAGTTGACTGCCCAGAATCCCCTGCAGAGTTTCGATACAATCTGGCCCACGCGGCTACACGTGAGATCGTGGATCGAACCTTCAGAGCCATCCAAACCAGATTCAGATGTTTAGATGGCACCAAAGGATACTTACAG TACTCTCCAGAGAGGAGTTCATccatcctgctggcctgctgtGTTCTCCACAACGCCTCCTTGCAGTCTGGATTAGACGCCTGGACTCTGGAAAGAACAGAGCCTCTCGAGCAGCCAAAGAGCCTCAACCAGAGACCCGAGGACCGTGACAGCCAGGCAGAGGATCTTCGAAGGCAGCTCATATTCAAACACTTCAGCTGA